The Bacteroidales bacterium genomic interval GCTTCAATTAAAAATAACGACCTTTGCACAATAAAAATGAACTTTCGTAATTATTTTACAAAGTTAGATGACGAATATGGCAAAGTTGCAAAATAAATCGATCTATGGCTATTCAAGCCTGAGAATCATCATTTTTATCATGATATCAGCTGTTTTCAGCAACAGCATGATAGCCCAGGAGGATAACTCCGACAGCTTATTCTCAGCCAAATTGATGGAAGATAATCTCATGCTCTTTAACCAGGTTGATAGTCTGGAAAGTATCATAAAAGGACTTAATACAAGAAATTACCTGCTAAGGATGCAGATTGATTCCCTAACAGAAACGATGAATGAGTTCAATCAAAAATCAGTGGATTCGAAAAGTGCAGTGGATAGTCTTACCATTCAGATTATTGGTTTACAGAGGAATTTACTTTCAAATAAGCAGGAAATCCTGAAATTGAATTCAGCACTCGAAAACCAGAGCCAGGTATTACGCGACAAGGAATTCAAGCTGGCCAAAACAGAATTGGAGCTCAAAGAAATTAAAAGTGATTCAGAGATCAGCAAAGTGAAACTGGAAGGGAAACTGGATGTTCACAGCACAAAACTGGAGGGAAAGGACAAAGAAATCGCTTACTTAAAGAAGTCTATTGAAGAAAAGGATTTGATCATTAAAGAGAAGACTAATGAGTTGAGTAGCTTTTATAAAGAAAAGGACCATTCATTACAGATCATAGATTCATTGGCGCGGGCTTTAAACCAGAAAGAACTGGATTATATTAAGGTATCTGAACGGCTTAAAATTATTGAAAGCCAGTATAATGATATTATGGCCCGACAAGCTGCAGCCTCCAATAAGAAGAAAAAAATCCGGTTTATTCAGGGGGTTGGGCTCAAGACTTACCGTACACCCGATTGGCAACTTGCTCCTGAAAGTGCCATTTCAACCAATGTGTATGTGATCAGCAACAAAAATGCCGGCAAAATGGATTTTGATTATATAACAGGGATTAGTCTTTCTTTATATGATCTCACCAAAGAAGACAGTAAGTTCACTTATGATGCCGGGTTATTTGTTGGTTTTGGCGGGCAGAATCTTTTCAAAAACTTTTACATCGGCCCCAGCTTCAAGGTATTCGACTTTTTCCATGTAAATCTTGGAGCAAACATAGCAGAATATCAGCAGCTGAAAACCGGGTTTGCTGAAGGAGACCCGCTTCCTGTCGGTTATAGTATCTCAAACATCACGGTGAAAGAGTGGAAAACCAATTTCTATCTTGGTTTTACTGTGGATTTTGAACTTCTGAGCAATATCCCTAAAAAGCTTTAGCCATTACTTCTGTGTAGTTCCATCAGGGAAGAAAGCCGGCTTTGAGAAAGAGGGATTTGTCAGGAAATCATCATCTCTTAAGGTTTTTATAAAAGCGATCAGGTCTGATTTTTCAGATGGAAGTAATTGTATTCCTCCATCATTCACGTGATGCATCAGTGGGTGGACAAATGGAGAGGCTACAATATGATGTGAATAAAAATCAATTACTTCTTCCAGGGTTTTATATCTTCCATCGTGCATATAAGGAGCGGTAAGCTCAATATTCCGAAGTGTAGGTGCTTTATAAGCCCCTTTATCAGAAGGATCGCCGGTAACAGAAAACCTGTCGCGGTTGTCATCAAATACAGAATCTTTCCCATTATTGTAGAAGAGGTTGGAAGTGAAAAGCGGATTCCCATCACCCCCGTGACAATGAAAGCAATCTGCCCCGTCTTCAGTCATAAAAAGCACGAAGCCACTAAGTTCATTCACTGTAAGGCTTGCTTCACCTCTCATATACTTATCGAATTTTGAATCAGAGGAATTCAGCGTCCTGATAAACTGGGCAATAGCCTTCGAAATATTGGTAAAAGTTACCTCCCTGCTACCAAAAGCTTTTTCGAATAATTCCGGGTATCCTGGAATTCCCTGTATCATAGCTTTTACCTGGCTGGTGTCGGCCGCCATTTCATGAGGGGCAACAACTCCCATGTAGACAATGTCTTCAATATTTCTGCGATGGAGATCTGGGTTGGAATTACTTATCAGTCCGGACCAGAAATATCCATTTTCATTCCACACCAGGTTTATCAATGGCATCATGACATGAGGTGTTGGAATTCCGGTAACCCCAAAAGTATGTCCTCCTATAAACTTTGGGTGATTGATCCCACATTCGAAAGCATTCTGCTGTATGTGACAGGTACCGCATGACATCAGGCTGTCAGGATGGTTCCTGCCTGAAAGCCTTCCATCATAAAACAAATACCTGCCCAATGCTATCCCTTCCACTGTCATTGGATTGTTTGAAGGAATATTAAGGCGTGTCGGGAAGTAATCAGGTATCTCGATAGTGTATGGAGTAGGTTCATAAGCAGGATCAGGCTCCCTGCATGAAGCCATAAATAGAGCTACAGTCAGAAGGGAAGCAGCAATAACCCCGGAAATGCAAACCTTGTTCTTCGCTATTCTCATGGTTTAGTATTTCTAAGCGCTATTTCGGTTTTGCTGATTCGAAGATTACCTTGAAAACATCAGCCCCATTCTGGGCAGCCCTTTGCATTGCATCCTGATTTTGCATGATTTGCCCCCCGGTTTCATCCCAATTCCAGGTATGAGGCGTTTCGAACCAGGAATTTAAATCCATTCGAAAGACAAAAAGACTATAAAGTTGATTACCATCCAGGTAACAATCCTCCAGGGGAAGCGAAATCTTGAAAAAATTCTGGATGAATTGTTCATTCCCAAAGGGATCCTCTATCATTCCGATTCCAAGGTGCAGGTTAAATGGTTCCAGGAGTTGACTTTCAGAGATCCATTTTCCATTCATTTTCATATAATGATATCCCCCTCCCATCATATCCGGCCAAAACATGTCTCTTTCCGGCGGATTGACAAACAGACCCGTTTGATTGATTGCTTCATTCAACCCAAAGACCATGGTAACAGAATCATACTTTCCTGCAGGTAGCTCTGATTCAGGATTCCATTCCAGGGTTGATGGCAGATCGATATCTACATAATGAATGCCATTTCCCATATCAGGCTTATACATCTGACCAGATTTCCACAAAGTAAATTCCGATATAAAGTATTGCAGTTCATTCACTTCATAGCGATTTCCAGCGGCATTGATATACCCCAGACTATCCTTTTTTAATGGCTTATCTGCAACAAAATGCTCGAAACGGATAGAAATTTTAGCTGGCTGATCCTTTTCGCCACAAGACGACAAAGAGAAAAAAACCGGTGTCACCAGTAAAAGTAAACTGAATTGCCAAAGGCACCTGATGAGTTTCATATTAAACAATCTGCAAATACAAAGTTAGGTTAATTCAGTAATGAGGCTTCATCCCTAAAAAAAGGGTTCATGATAATAACCTACCTTTGCACAAAAAAGTATTTTATCTGTTAATTCAATCATCACAATACATTCAAATAAAACTTAACCTATGAATTTTAAACCAGGTGACAGGGTAAGATTTCTCAATACGAAAGGTGGAGGTACCGTCGCCAAGATTATCAATAGCTTTATGGTTTCTGTTGCCATAGAAGATGGTTTCGAAATCCCAACATTAACAAGTGAGTTGGTAATTATTGAACCTTCGGGCGTGAATGACAAAATGTTCACCAGGAAAGATGAAATTCAAACACCGTCAGTTGTTGCGCAGGAAGAGATCATTCCTGATGAAAGTGACCGTATCAGCAAGATCCACGTCACAGGCCTGCAGAATACTTTTCCAAGTGGAGTTTACCTTGCATTCACCCCTCAGAACCAACAATGGATCATGACCGGTAAGCTGGATATCTACCTGATTAACAATACCAATTATGATATACTGTATAGTTTCTTTCTGAAGGATGAAAATAACAGGTTCTCAGGAATTGATTACGGATCTGTTCCACAAGGCTCCAAGCTCATCCTTGAAAGCATAGTGAGAGAAGATATTAATCAGTGGTCAAGCGGAATCATCCAGGTATTGTTACATCCTGATGAGAGTGACAGAATCCTGATGCCTGTGAGTACAACATACAGGATCAAAGGATCAGCTTTCTTCAATGATCATAGTTACAAGGAATGTAGTATGCTTAGTGAAAAAAAGGCACTATTATATACCATCTGTGAATTGAACCGACTACCTTCTACCTTCGAACATGTTTTGCAGGAGAAAGAAGGAAAGGAAAATCTGCCCGAAACTGCCCGTCAGTTCAAAGTGGAAGCTATTATCGACAAACATAATATCGCACATCGCGAAGCAGAAGTCGATTTACATATATCTGCGCTAAGAGAGAAATACAATAATTTATCGCCCAGGGAAATCCTGACGATTCAGATCGGAACATTTGAAAGAATGCTTGAAAGTGCTCTGGCAAATAACTACTCAAGAATTGTATTTATTCATGGGGTTGGTAATGGTACTCTGAAACAAGCCCTGGTGGATAAAGTAAAAGATTACGGGGATATAGAATTTAAAAATGCTTCCTATGCCAAATACGGGAATGGAGCCATTGAAATTATCCTTCACCAGAATATGTAATCCGGCCTGAAACTGCAACTTCCTACTGGGGAACCTGAATATGATTAAACTGGTCTTACTCATCCTTGGCTTTCTGTCATTAGCCCTGGGCATTATAGGTATATTTCTGCCGGTATTGCCTACCACACCCTTTGTGTTACTGGCAGCTTACCTTTTCGGGAAGAGTTCGGAGAAGTTTCATCAGTATTTATATAATCATAGAATCTTTGGCCCCATGGTGCGTGATTTTTATGAGCGAAAGGCAATGAAAAGGAAGAATAAAGTGATAGCATTGGTCTCCATGTGGATAGTGCTGCTTTCATCTGTGATTTTTTTCATGCCTTATTGGTGGGCAAAAGTGATTGTGTTATGTATAGGACTTGGAACAACAATCTATATGGTCCGCTTCCCTGAATATAAAGAATAGTCCCTGCTCAGTTCTCAGTAAAATCGGACCCTGAAAAGGATTACCTTTGCAAGGCAATAACCCGTTCTATCGCCTCGTCCTAAAAGGGCGTGGAGGAAAGTCGGGACAACACAGGGCACCATACTTCCTAACGGGAAGGCATTGCGGCTGAACACCGTGATGACAGATAGTACCACAGAAAATAAACCGTCCCGTCACTTGTGACAGGATAAGGGTGAAACCGTGAGGTAAGAGCTCACGCACTGGTTTGGTGACAAGCCGGTAGGGAAAACCTTATGGGTTGAAAGGTCAAATATACCGGGTATCCCGTCACTAGTGACGGGGCAAGGACTGCCCGTCCGACACCCGGGGGGTAGACCGTTAGAGGCCTGTAGTGATGCAGGTCCCAGATAAATGATAGAAGCTTTCTGTCGATTGATGGAAAGAACAGAATCCCGCTTACAAGGTTATTGCCCCCCGAAAGGGGGTTTTTGCTTTATAGTAATTTGAGAAGTTGCACCGTATAAATCTTTAACAGGATTGGATATCCGGGCAAACCAGAACTTTTATTAATTGTTAATGGTAATAGCAATGGATTGTATACACAATCAAGCTCAAACCACATATTTCCTACTTTTGTAAAAATAATTGCCATGTTACGAACCTTCAATATATACCTGTTAACCTTATTATTTTCACTGTTCATTTTAAAATCCTATGCACAGGATATTCCTAATGCAAGTTTTGAAAACTGGTCGAATGGTGAACCAGTCAATTGGTATACAACCAATCAAAACATACTGGGGACTCAGTTTAATGTTGTAAACAAAGAGACTTCAAATCCTCAGTCAGGTCAGTTTTCAGCCCGAATTGAGGTAGTAACAAAAAATATATTTCTTGTGGGACCGGTAACCGTTGCCTGGGGTACTCACGCTAAGTGAGATTTCCATCGATGTATTAATGCAAACCGTGAATATTTCAGGTGGTTACCCTTTTAATGGAATGCCTCAGCAATTGGCAGGATACATAAAATACCAGCCTTCAGGGATAGATACAAGCTTTTTTGGTTTTGCTCTTACCCGATGGAATAATGGTAGCAGGGACACTATCGGTTATGCAGCGGATACGATATCCGGAACCATTTCATCGTGGACACATTTTCAATTACCTATTGCCTATGACATTTGGGAAGCCCCTGATACAATGAGCATTTTGTTTCTGTGTACCAATGTGAATGATCCGGTGGTGCATACAGGTTCAAAAATGTGGGTCGATAATCTAAGCTTTATCTATGGTACTGTGAGCATTGAAGGAATCACATTTGGCGAGGATTATCGCATCTATGCAGATCCAAATACCCGGCAACTAATTATTGATACAAAATTTGATAAACCAAGGCCATTGGATGTTCAATTATTCAATGTTTCAGGACAATCTGTAGCTCATTTTCATAAAACCATGGATCTGGACAGGGAATATCTTGATACCGGGCATCTTCCGGCAGGCACCTACATCCTCAGGATCTCTGAACACAACAAAGTTCTGGATTCCAGGAAAATACATATTTTAAACTGAGGTATTGTGATTATTATTCCTGTGATTTGAAACTTTTAATGCTCAAGTCTAAGATTAAAATACCAGCCGGTTTATCAGAAAAAGATACTAACTTGAAATTTTAGACGTTTTAGGTCTAATTACCCAAACAGATCTTCATCCTATCGGATACTTTTTACACTTTTTTCTCGCTGAAGTTGTTAAATCCCTGCTGTTGATAAATGGCTACGTGGTTGATATTTAGAAAATAGCAATTGCTTTACCTTTAAACTGGTTTTCAGAAACATCCCATGAATATTCGTAACATTATCTTTTCGGTACTTCTTCTTATCATTTCATCCGCTTCTTTTGCCCAAAAAACAAAGGCGTATGATAATCCCCGTGCTGACTATGAAAGCGCGCTGGATCTCTACAATAAAGGGAAATATGGATCTGCACTGGCAATCTTTGATAAACTGGCCAGTGGAGAAACATCCAATCTCAGGGCTGGGGCAGCCTACTATGGAGCACTATGCGCTGCTAACCTGTTCCATCCGGATGCAACACAAAGACTAGAAAAATTTATCGACGTCTACCCCCAGAATGCCCAGGTAAACTCAGCATATTTTGAACTTGGGAAACAATATTTCCTGGCAAAGGATTATCGAAAAACCTTAGATACCTTTCTCGAACTGGATATTTATGAACTCAGCAATGAACAGCTGATGGAGTACTTTTTCAAAACCGGGTACAGCTATCTTAAACTGGATAACCTGGCTAAAGCAAGGGAAAATTTTGCCCTGGTTAAAGAT includes:
- a CDS encoding YbaN family protein, with amino-acid sequence MIKLVLLILGFLSLALGIIGIFLPVLPTTPFVLLAAYLFGKSSEKFHQYLYNHRIFGPMVRDFYERKAMKRKNKVIALVSMWIVLLSSVIFFMPYWWAKVIVLCIGLGTTIYMVRFPEYKE
- a CDS encoding T9SS type A sorting domain-containing protein translates to MPGVLTLSEISIDVLMQTVNISGGYPFNGMPQQLAGYIKYQPSGIDTSFFGFALTRWNNGSRDTIGYAADTISGTISSWTHFQLPIAYDIWEAPDTMSILFLCTNVNDPVVHTGSKMWVDNLSFIYGTVSIEGITFGEDYRIYADPNTRQLIIDTKFDKPRPLDVQLFNVSGQSVAHFHKTMDLDREYLDTGHLPAGTYILRISEHNKVLDSRKIHILN
- a CDS encoding cytochrome-c peroxidase, producing the protein MRIAKNKVCISGVIAASLLTVALFMASCREPDPAYEPTPYTIEIPDYFPTRLNIPSNNPMTVEGIALGRYLFYDGRLSGRNHPDSLMSCGTCHIQQNAFECGINHPKFIGGHTFGVTGIPTPHVMMPLINLVWNENGYFWSGLISNSNPDLHRRNIEDIVYMGVVAPHEMAADTSQVKAMIQGIPGYPELFEKAFGSREVTFTNISKAIAQFIRTLNSSDSKFDKYMRGEASLTVNELSGFVLFMTEDGADCFHCHGGDGNPLFTSNLFYNNGKDSVFDDNRDRFSVTGDPSDKGAYKAPTLRNIELTAPYMHDGRYKTLEEVIDFYSHHIVASPFVHPLMHHVNDGGIQLLPSEKSDLIAFIKTLRDDDFLTNPSFSKPAFFPDGTTQK
- a CDS encoding DUF2027 domain-containing protein; protein product: MNFKPGDRVRFLNTKGGGTVAKIINSFMVSVAIEDGFEIPTLTSELVIIEPSGVNDKMFTRKDEIQTPSVVAQEEIIPDESDRISKIHVTGLQNTFPSGVYLAFTPQNQQWIMTGKLDIYLINNTNYDILYSFFLKDENNRFSGIDYGSVPQGSKLILESIVREDINQWSSGIIQVLLHPDESDRILMPVSTTYRIKGSAFFNDHSYKECSMLSEKKALLYTICELNRLPSTFEHVLQEKEGKENLPETARQFKVEAIIDKHNIAHREAEVDLHISALREKYNNLSPREILTIQIGTFERMLESALANNYSRIVFIHGVGNGTLKQALVDKVKDYGDIEFKNASYAKYGNGAIEIILHQNM